The segment AAATCTCTGTCGACACGCTCATTTTCCTGCCATCTTACCTTAGCGCAAGATTTACTAGCAATGATACTGTCGACTACACCATCATCTTTAATACAGACAATTATGTCCTGAGAATCATCAGCACTAAGTTTACCAACGTAGAAAATTACGAAGCTATTGTCCGTCTTTATCCTAATCCTGCTAGCGAAGAAATTTCGGTAGAGGTTCCCCAAGAAGCTAACGTTGAGATTTGGAACATCGTAGGACAGCTTATCATGTCGGCACGGGTTGAACAACGTTCAACTTTCAACATTTCCCATTTGCAAGAAGGAACGTATTTTATGAAAGTAAATAGCACTGGATTTACTAAAACCCTGCCTTTCATCATCAAAAGATAATTTCACCATCTTCAGCTCCAAAGCCTCCTCTAGGGAGGCTTTTTTTATTCATATCTACAATAACATGATTTGTCATCTTCATGTGATAAATGTCATTGAATATATCATATCAAATTTGAGGTTTTATTTTTGTACGGATCAATAAGAAAAATTCTATGTTTTATTTGGCATTGAATCATGTTTTTACAAGATTAAATCATCCTATGATTAAAATGATAATTTTTTTACAATCAAAAATATGAAAGCAAGAACCGTTCTGATTTATTTATTTTTGAGTCCTTTTGCTCTTATGTCGCAAAACTACTGTCTTCGTTTCTTTGGAAATGGTCAAAACGACATCGATCGAGTAAAAATTGCTTTAGATAGTCCTCATAAGTCCATCGATGTAGGCGAAAGCTTTACGATAGAATTTCAGCTCAAAGCTACAGCAGTAGAAAACCCACTTGGTGCAAATGCAACCGAAGGACATAACGACGACTGGACATTGGGGCATGTCATCATTGACCGCGATATCTTCGGCCCAGGTGATCACGGAGATTATGGAATCTCTTTGGCAGGAGGAAGAATAGCTTTTGGCGTGAACAATGGTTCTCAATCATACACACTTATTAGCAATACCATTCTGACCGACGGCATATGGCACCATGTAGCAGTCACTCGCCGTCACACCAACGGCGAAATGAACATTTTTATTGACGGAATTCTTGATAAAAGTTTCATTTCCGGCATCACAGGTGATATCAGTTATCGTGACAACAGAACCACTCAATGGCCCAATGATCCATACCTGGTCATCGGAGCTGAAAAACATGATTATGACAACTCCACCTATCCATCCTTCAGTGGAATGTTAGACGAAATTCGCATCTCAAACAAGGTCCGATATCATTCCAATTATACACCTCAATTGATGCTAACGTGCGATTCAATAACCATAGCCTTATATCACTTAGATGAAGGCCAAGGACTTCTTATTAATGATGCCTGCAATCCCAATCAAACAGACCTGCAAGGGACCATCTATTATGGTGGGAATCCTGCCGGACCCGTATGGATGATCAAGGATTTTACCCCTACACATTTAGCAAACCAAACTCAAAAAATTGATTCATTTTATTTTTCGGTTAACCCGTTTTTAGGTGAAATGATTTTTTCAAATGCCCCGAACAAAGAAATTTTGTTTTTTGATTCTTCAGGAAAACTCATTCTTGCCCAAAAGCAAAAAAAGATCAATATTCAACACCTACATCCTGGTATCTATCTAGTAAAGTTTGATGACGTTGCTATCACCTTCGTCAAAACTTTTTAAAAAATAGCATTTGCTATATGAAACAATTTTTCAAACCTCCATTCGTTTATTTAATAAAATTCATGAAGCACGTATACAATTATAGTAAAAAAATTTTGTCACATCAAATGGTATGCCTACTTGTTTTGCAGTACGCTGCTATTCAATATTACTGTTTGAGAAAAAGTCGAGCATTTTGGTTTCTTCCTAATTAAAGCTAAAAAGCAAAATAACTTAAAAAACTTCGAGCTACTGAATATAATTAAGGTGAACTTTCTATCTTGCTTATGTCACCATTTAATACTTTTAAACTTTTTTCATTGCCATAAAATTCTATTTCTGCTATCCGAGGTAAATAAAAGATTCATCATAAACTTTTCTTAATTACAACAAAATCATGGGAGCTATAGAAAGTTACCACTTTACATTCTCCATCGCAATTAAGAAGCGGTATAAGGTAAGTAGTTTTTATTATGACTCAAAGAGTTCTAAACGTAGCAATCCTTGAGAAAACTCCCCATACACGATCACCTTTTTTAACAAGTGGTTGAGCAGATGTCGGTAGGAAAATATCTACTCGACTACCAAACTTGATGAAACCTAATTCATCACCTCGACGAACCTGTTGGCCAGACCGAACCAAAGGAACAATTCGCCTTGCAATCAGGCCAGCTACTTCACGAACGAGAATCCTACCATAAGGACTATCCTGCCAATATTCTACATGTTCATTTATCAAAGATGATTTAGCACTAAAAGCAGCTAAATGTTTTCCTGCCCGATGAGTTACACTAAGAATTTTACCATCCACAGGTACATAATTCAAATGTACATCCCAAAGACGCATGAAAATAGAAATTTGCCATGCTTTTCCGTCTGGCATATTTTCGCAATCTACTTGTTCACACACCACAACTTTACCATCGGCAGGGCAGATGATATCATCATTTTCAACATCTGGTAAGACTTTCCGTTCTGGATAACGAAAAAAAAACCTAACCAAGTAAGGCAAAACAAAAAAAACACTCATTCCTACTATCGAAAAAACCGGAGGTAAAAACCAATAACACAATACCATACCTAGCAAACTAAGAATAATCGCGATTGAAAAAAATTTTTTACCAACAGGATGAATTCTCACCATATTATGTGATTTTTCCATAAAACATAAGGAACATAAACCATCGATACCATCAAAAGGCTATCAAGCCGATCTAAAACACCTCCATGACCAGGCAAGATGTTTCCACTGTCTTTTACTTGAACAGTACGTTTAAGCCTAGATTCAAATAAATCGCCCAAAGTAGCCAAAATCAATATTACCGTAGTAACAACCAACACCTCAGGCAAGAGCTCTAAACTGTGCCAATATGTATATGCTCCTGTCCCTAAGAGAGTAATGAACGCACCTCCAAGAGTTCCCTCCCATGTTTTGGATGGTGAAATACGAGCAACAAGCAAATGTTTTCCTCCCACGCTCCCAACTATATAGGCAAAAGTATCATAACTCCATACGACCAACAACACATACATTAATTCATTATAAAATATTTCATGCTGATTTACTGATAAAAAAGCTAAACCTTGTAAAGAAAAAATCACATAAACAAAAGTCAACATCAAAAAAGCAAAATACTTCATCAAATCTATATCCGCTTGCCAAAAAACAAAAACAATGAAATAAAACAGAGATAAAGCCAACACAAGAAAGATTTCAACTTGCCACATTTTCAAATACAACTCAAAAATGGAGATTTCAACAGATACACCTTTCCAAAATAACAGAAAACCCATCCAGACCCATGATAAAAACACAATAACTCCCACAATTCTTGCATTACTATTCTCTATTTTAAGCAAACGTGCAAGCTCCAACACAGATAAAACGGCAAAAAAACCTGTGATCATCCACAAAAGATGAGGGGAAAATAGGGCCGCCACTAACCACAATCCGGCATATACCAAACCAGTTAAACTACGCAAAGCAAAGTCATTAAGTCTCTTCATATAAAAAAACGATCAAACGCTTAGATGCTTGAGCACCTAAAACAATCTCTTTTTCGATGTCTGCTGTTCTAGAAGGCCCAGTAATAAAAGTTACCAAGGATGGATATCGATTGCGGTATTTTGATGTCAACCTCAAGAGTGCATCTTCTATATCGTAAACCACTTGATTAGTTCTTGCAACGATGACCAAAACGTCGTTGGTAAAAAGAGCTCTTCTGCCAGTGCTCAAAAAGCTACTCATCACCACACTGCCTGTTCGAGCGCAAAGGAATTCACATTCAGCTATAGTTACCTCGTTGACAGAAAGATCGTCCTTCTCATTAAGTATGATGTACGACTGAGTATTAAACAAAGATAGCAATTCATCGTTGGTACAATAAACGTTAGTAACTTTCAATCTATTCAATAAAGAATTTATTGCTAAACTTAATTCCTGAACTGATTCTGCATAATAAAATTCACCATTGGCATTTAACAAATTTTGAGCAAATTGAATTAAAATATCGTCTTCATCCTGAACAAAATGATTGCGAATATCTTCCAGGGGTAAATACACTCTTTCTTC is part of the Bacteroidales bacterium genome and harbors:
- a CDS encoding LamG domain-containing protein, which encodes MKARTVLIYLFLSPFALMSQNYCLRFFGNGQNDIDRVKIALDSPHKSIDVGESFTIEFQLKATAVENPLGANATEGHNDDWTLGHVIIDRDIFGPGDHGDYGISLAGGRIAFGVNNGSQSYTLISNTILTDGIWHHVAVTRRHTNGEMNIFIDGILDKSFISGITGDISYRDNRTTQWPNDPYLVIGAEKHDYDNSTYPSFSGMLDEIRISNKVRYHSNYTPQLMLTCDSITIALYHLDEGQGLLINDACNPNQTDLQGTIYYGGNPAGPVWMIKDFTPTHLANQTQKIDSFYFSVNPFLGEMIFSNAPNKEILFFDSSGKLILAQKQKKINIQHLHPGIYLVKFDDVAITFVKTF
- a CDS encoding phosphatidylserine decarboxylase translates to MVRIHPVGKKFFSIAIILSLLGMVLCYWFLPPVFSIVGMSVFFVLPYLVRFFFRYPERKVLPDVENDDIICPADGKVVVCEQVDCENMPDGKAWQISIFMRLWDVHLNYVPVDGKILSVTHRAGKHLAAFSAKSSLINEHVEYWQDSPYGRILVREVAGLIARRIVPLVRSGQQVRRGDELGFIKFGSRVDIFLPTSAQPLVKKGDRVWGVFSRIATFRTL
- a CDS encoding phosphatidate cytidylyltransferase — encoded protein: MKRLNDFALRSLTGLVYAGLWLVAALFSPHLLWMITGFFAVLSVLELARLLKIENSNARIVGVIVFLSWVWMGFLLFWKGVSVEISIFELYLKMWQVEIFLVLALSLFYFIVFVFWQADIDLMKYFAFLMLTFVYVIFSLQGLAFLSVNQHEIFYNELMYVLLVVWSYDTFAYIVGSVGGKHLLVARISPSKTWEGTLGGAFITLLGTGAYTYWHSLELLPEVLVVTTVILILATLGDLFESRLKRTVQVKDSGNILPGHGGVLDRLDSLLMVSMVYVPYVLWKNHIIW
- a CDS encoding lactate utilization protein, which translates into the protein MSKSKITRDLFFRHFNYPHDEERVYLPLEDIRNHFVQDEDDILIQFAQNLLNANGEFYYAESVQELSLAINSLLNRLKVTNVYCTNDELLSLFNTQSYIILNEKDDLSVNEVTIAECEFLCARTGSVVMSSFLSTGRRALFTNDVLVIVARTNQVVYDIEDALLRLTSKYRNRYPSLVTFITGPSRTADIEKEIVLGAQASKRLIVFLYEET